The Zingiber officinale cultivar Zhangliang unplaced genomic scaffold, Zo_v1.1 ctg222, whole genome shotgun sequence genome includes a window with the following:
- the LOC122036831 gene encoding uncharacterized protein LOC122036831, which translates to MKASLKIRDDGKPLVRAKVPITILGLPFVSGLGSALDDARHLRLDLSTAFASGPSLRLAYRPNDPASPFALVLKTGLGALGSPDKGSPFSMAAEFGLLACPGGAGPVFSVRFKPQIGDFAVKKTITSATAAAIPAKPTPNGDGFEAPIAENHFEKKSNGFFSSDDVASGIHGLLSGYEVTASTVLPIRAHTALKFKWGLTVPPELRAAIGARTAGGISLSKLPLLTMSKISIERGSASGRASEEQDIESPERSSSVRRELESMRAENVALRKAVEELRNEVGGWKAVAPAVGRGGDSGKSRTRNPGTSVENAREELKKASAMGSAGAGRSPSP; encoded by the coding sequence ATGAAGGCGTCGCTCAAAATCCGCGACGACGGCAAGCCCCTGGTACGGGCCAAGGTCCCCATCACTATCCTGGGACTCCCTTTCGTCTCCGGCCTCGGCTCCGCGCTCGACGACGCCCGCCACCTCCGCCTCGACCTCTCCACCGCTTTCGCCTCCGGTCCCTCCCTCCGCCTCGCCTATCGCCCCAACGATCCTGCCTCCCCCTTCGCCCTCGTCCTCAAGACCGGCCTTGGCGCCCTCGGCTCTCCCGATAAAGGATCACCCTTTTCCATGGCCGCCGAGTTCGGCCTCCTCGCTTGCCCCGGAGGAGCCGGCCCCGTCTTCTCTGTGCGCTTCAAACCTCAGATCGGGGACTTCGCCGTCAAGAAGACCATCACTTCTGCGACAGCCGCCGCCATCCCGGCCAAGCCAACCCCGAATGGCGACGGGTTCGAGGCGCCGATTGCGGAGAACCACTTCGAGAAGAAATCGAACGGTTTTTTCTCCAGCGACGACGTCGCGAGCGGGATTCATGGACTCCTCTCCGGGTATGAGGTCACTGCGAGCACCGTCCTCCCGATTCGGGCGCATACCGCCCTCAAGTTCAAGTGGGGGCTGACAGTACCGCCCGAGCTCCGCGCCGCGATCGGCGCGAGAACGGCCGGCGGCATTTCGCTCAGCAAACTGCCACTCCTAACGATGAGCAAGATCTCGATCGAGCGCGGGAGCGCAAGTGGGCGTGCCAGCGAAGAACAGGACATCGAATCGCCGGAGAGAAGTTCGTCGGTGAGGAGAGAGTTGGAGTCCATGCGGGCGGAGAACGTGGCGCTGAGGAAGGCGGTGGAGGAGCTACGGAACGAGGTCGGGGGTTGGAAGGCAGTGGCACCGGCTGTTGGAAGAGGAGGAGACAGCGGGAAGAGTAGAACTAGGAATCCAGGTACGTCGGTTGAAAACGCGAGAGAGGAGTTGAAGAAGGCGTCGGCGATGGGATCGGCCGGCGCCGGGCGAAGCCCTTCGCCGTAG
- the LOC122036830 gene encoding U-box domain-containing protein 41-like, translating to MGSRKPFWKFSIHGHRSAPSRTDKSPTAFPTMAEAMPVEFLCPVSRTLMADPVIVPPSGHTFERACIQACADLALSPPGLSLDLDPAALCLIPNVALRSTILGWCHRSGVPPPQPVPPEAAYALVRRLMSPSSSSGNPPRSPYVSGGRDLRGEFVGRFASLSVEEAAEEEKDDAFMSPPEVTGAASNSRGSRYDEEGEDFRGSSAYYDAKVESFGSRSTRSNQNQNQNQNFWESTNPNATSRQAPASSVRHDSSSATEVVVKESPKETQPQAPAPDLPASSASGASISEEDLLNKFGGTELSEQEFGLVLLRQATRESGEQRITLCKPRILAALRSMLLSSSAAVQNNVTAALVNLSLERENRALILRSGVVPPLVEVLKRGNPEARGHAASLIFSLSLAEDNRAAIAVLGVISPLLDLFCVPAADATHARRDAGMALYYLSLNVANQTKIARAPGAVRSLLAVSMEKDAEASAQGPGLARLALMVVCNLAGCNEGRAALMDGGAVAAVVSLMRSPATAAEEEYCVAALYGMSRGSLRFRGLARAVGAERVLMQIAESGEGDVRREMAKKVLRAMRGEEDNEYTTSSSAPTFPMGGDSSVVSEGMMSIRRRPNHYNNAPRLNSAEF from the coding sequence ATGGGGAGCCGCAAGCCATTCTGGAAGTTCTCCATCCACGGCCACCGCTCAGCTCCTTCTCGCACCGACAAGTCGCCGACGGCCTTCCCAACGATGGCGGAGGCGATGCCTGTGGAGTTTCTCTGTCCCGTCTCCCGCACCCTTATGGCTGACCCCGTCATCGTGCCCCCCTCCGGACATACCTTCGAGCGCGCCTGCATCCAGGCCTGCGCCGACCTCGCCTTGTCCCCGCCGGGGCTATCCCTCGACCTCGACCCCGCCGCCCTCTGTCTCATCCCCAACGTTGCCCTCCGCTCCACCATCCTTGGCTGGTGCCACCGCTCCGGCGTGCCGCCCCCGCAACCCGTCCCCCCTGAAGCCGCCTACGCCCTCGTCCGCCGCCTCATGTCCCCTTCCTCCTCCTCAGGTAACCCGCCGCGCTCTCCTTATGTTTCCGGAGGGAGAGATCTGAGAGGGGAATTCGTCGGGCGATTCGCGTCGCTATCGGTGGAAGAAGCAGCTGAGGAGGAAAAAGATGATGCCTTTATGTCGCCGCCGGAGGTAACGGGAGCTGCCTCGAATTCCCGCGGCAGCAGATACGATGAAGAAGGGGAGGATTTTCGAGGTTCATCGGCGTACTACGACGCAAAAGTCGAGAGTTTCGGCAGCAGATCAACTAGATCGAACCAGAACCAGAACCAGAACCAGAATTTTTGGGAGTCGACGAACCCTAACGCAACTTCCAGGCAAGCTCCCGCTTCCTCCGTTCGGCATGATTCTTCCTCAGCCACTGAGGTCGTCGTCAAGGAATCGCCCAAAGAAACGCAACCACAAGCGCCGGCTCCTGATCTGCCTGCGTCTTCGGCCTCCGGTGCCAGCATCTCGGAAGAGGATTTGCTGAACAAATTTGGGGGTACGGAGCTGTCGGAGCAGGAATTCGGATTGGTGTTGCTCCGACAAGCTACCAGGGAGAGCGGGGAACAACGGATCACACTATGCAAACCTCGAATCCTCGCCGCATTGCGTTCCATGCTTCTCTCCAGCAGCGCCGCCGTTCAGAACAACGTCACCGCCGCACTTGTCAATCTTTCGCTGGAGCGTGAGAACAGGGCCCTTATCTTGAGGTCGGGCGTGGTGCCGCCGCTCGTGGAGGTACTCAAGAGAGGCAACCCGGAGGCTCGCGGCCATGCGGCCAGTTTGATATTTAGTCTCTCCCTCGCGGAGGACAACCGGGCGGCGATCGCCGTGCTTGGAGTCATCTCGCCGTTGCTCGACCTCTTCTGCGTCCCCGCTGCCGATGCGACCCACGCCCGTCGCGACGCCGGGATGGCGCTTTACTATCTGTCCCTCAACGTCGCCAACCAGACCAAGATCGCGCGAGCTCCGGGGGCGGTGCGCTCGCTGCTCGCTGTTTCCATGGAGAAGGATGCAGAAGCTTCGGCGCAGGGGCCGGGACTTGCGAGGCTGGCGCTGATGGTGGTGTGCAATCTGGCAGGGTGCAACGAGGGGCGGGCAGCGCTGATGGATGGCGGGGCAGTCGCGGCGGTGGTGTCCCTTATGAGATCGCCCGCCACGGCCGCAGAGGAGGAGTACTGCGTGGCGGCGCTCTATGGGATGAGCCGCGGGAGTCTCCGGTTCCGCGGTCTAGCCAGGGCGGTGGGGGCGGAGCGGGTGCTGATGCAGATAGCGGAGAGCGGCGAGGGTGACGTGAGGCGGGAGATGGCGAAGAAGGTGCTGAGGGCGATGCGGGGCGAGGAAGACAACGAGTACACCACATCTTCGTCGGCGCCGACGTTCCCGATGGGCGGAGACAGTAGCGTGGTGTCGGAAGGCATGATGTCGATTCGCCGACGTCCCAACCACTACAACAACGCACCGCGCTTGAACTCGGCCGAATTCTAA